In the Pseudomonas sp. ADAK2 genome, one interval contains:
- a CDS encoding TetR/AcrR family transcriptional regulator gives MAQSETVERILDAAEQLFAEKGFAETSLRLITSKAGVNLAAVNYHFGSKKALIQAVFSRFLGPFCTSLDKELERRQAKPENKPTLEDLLEILVEQALVVQPRSGNDLSIFMRLLGLAFSQSQGHLRRYLEDMYGKVFRRYMMLVNEAAPRIPPIELFWRVHFMLGAAAFSMSGIKALRAIAETDFGVNTSIEQVMRLMVPFLAAGMRAETGVTDTAMATAQLRPRSKTAPVAAKV, from the coding sequence ATGGCCCAGTCGGAAACCGTTGAACGCATTCTCGATGCTGCCGAGCAGTTGTTCGCGGAAAAAGGTTTCGCCGAAACCTCGTTGCGTCTGATCACCAGCAAGGCTGGAGTCAATCTGGCGGCGGTGAATTATCATTTCGGCTCCAAGAAGGCGCTGATCCAGGCAGTTTTCTCGCGCTTCCTCGGGCCGTTCTGCACCAGCCTCGATAAAGAGCTGGAGCGACGTCAGGCCAAGCCGGAAAACAAACCGACGCTGGAAGACCTGCTGGAAATCCTCGTCGAGCAAGCCCTGGTGGTACAGCCTCGCAGCGGCAACGATCTTTCCATCTTCATGCGGTTGCTGGGCCTAGCCTTCAGTCAGAGCCAGGGCCACTTGCGTCGTTATCTGGAAGACATGTACGGCAAGGTTTTCCGTCGATACATGATGCTGGTCAACGAAGCCGCGCCGCGTATTCCACCGATCGAACTGTTCTGGCGCGTGCACTTCATGCTTGGCGCTGCGGCGTTCAGCATGTCGGGGATCAAGGCATTGCGGGCGATTGCCGAGACCGATTTTGGCGTCAACACCTCCATTGAGCAGGTGATGCGCCTGATGGTGCCGTTCCTCGCTGCCGGCATGCGTGCCGAAACCGGCGTCACCGACACGGCCATGGCCACCGCGCAGTTGCGTCCTCGCAGTAAAACGGCCCCAGTGGCCGCCAAGGTTTAA